The Equus przewalskii isolate Varuska chromosome 5, EquPr2, whole genome shotgun sequence genome window below encodes:
- the AGXT gene encoding alanine--glyoxylate aminotransferase isoform X1, with product MLRALAMASVALGPQAAGWARTMASHQLLVAPPEALRKPLSIPNRLLLGPGPANLAPRVLAAGGLQVIGHMHKEMYQIMDEIKQGIQYVFQTRNPLTLAISGSGHCALEAALFNLLEPGDSFLVGVNGIWGQRAADIGERIGARVHMMVKDPGGHHTLREVEEGLAQHKPVLLFLTQGESSSGVLQPLNGYGELCHRYKCLLLVDSVASLGAVPIYMDQQGIDVLYSGSQKVLNAPPGTSLLSFSDKAKNKIYTRKTKPFSFYLDIKWLANFWGCDDQPRMYHHTTPITGLYSLRESLALIAEQGLEDSWRQHRETMAYLHGRLQGLGLRLFVKDPALRLPTITTVAVPAGYNWRDITNYVMDHFDIEITGGLGPSMGKVLRIGLMGCNATRENVDRVIEALREALQRCPRNKL from the exons ATGCTCCGGGCGCTGGCAATGGCCAGTGTGGCCCTGGGGCCCCAGGCAGCAGGTTGGGCAAGAACCATGGCCTCCCACCAGCTGCTGGTGGCCCCCCCAGAGGCCCTGCGCAAGCCCCTCTCCATCCCCAACCGGCTTCTGCTTGGGCCCGGCCCCGCGAACCTGGCTCCACGCGTCCTGGCAGCCGGGGGACTGCAGGTGATCGGGCACATGCACAAGGAGATGTACCAG ATAATGGACGAGATCAAGCAAGGCATCCAGTATGTGTTCCAGACCAGGAACCCCCTCACGCTGGCCATCAGTGGCTCGGGGCATTGTGCCCTGGAGGCCGCCCTGTTCAACCTCCTGGAGCCGGGGGACTCCTTCCTGGTCGGGGTCAATGGCATCTGGGGGCAGCGGGCCGCGGACATCGGGGAGCGCATTG gagcccGCGTACACATGATGGTCAAGGACCCTGGAGGCCACCACACTCTGCGGGAGGTGGAGGAG GGCCTGGCCCAGCACAAGCCTGTGCTGCTGTTCCTGACCCAGGGGGAGTCATCCAGCGGCGTGCTACAGCCCCTCAATGGCTATGGGGAGCTCTGCCACAG gtaCAAGTGCCTGCTCCTGGTGGACTCGGTGGCCTCCCTGGGCGCAGTCCCCATCTACATGGACCAGCAAG GCATTGACGTCTTATACTCGGGCTCCCAGAAGGTCCTGAATGCCCCTCCAGgcacctccctcctctccttcagtGACAAGGCCAA AAACAAGATCTACACCCGGAAGACGAAGCCCTTCTCCTTCTACCTGGACATCAAGTGGCTGGCCAACTTCTGGGGCTGTGACGACCAGCCCAGGAT GTACCATCACACCACCCCCATCACCGGCTTGTACAGCCTGAGAGAGAGCCTGGCGCTCATAGCGGAACAG GGCCTGGAGGACAGCTGGCGGCAGCACCGGGAGACCATGGCTTACCTGCATGGGCGCCTGCAGGGGCTGGGCCTGCGGCTCTTCGTGAAGGATCCC GCGCTCCGgctgcccactatcaccactgtGGCCGTGCCCGCCGGCTACAACTGGAGAGACATCACCAACTATGTCATGGACCACTTCGACATCGAGATCACGGGAGGCCTCGGGCCCTCAATGGGAAAG GTGCTGCGGATCGGCCTGATGGGCTGCAACGCCACCCGGGAGAACGTGGACCGCGTGATCGAGGCCCTGCGGGAGGCCCTGCAGCGCTGCCCCCGGAACAAGCTGTGA
- the AGXT gene encoding alanine--glyoxylate aminotransferase isoform X2 yields MLRALAMASVALGPQAAGWARTMASHQLLVAPPEALRKPLSIPNRLLLGPGPANLAPRVLAAGGLQVIGHMHKEMYQIMDEIKQGIQYVFQTRNPLTLAISGSGHCALEAALFNLLEPGDSFLVGVNGIWGQRAADIGERIGARVHMMVKDPGGHHTLREVEEGLAQHKPVLLFLTQGESSSGVLQPLNGYGELCHRYKCLLLVDSVASLGAVPIYMDQQGIDVLYSGSQKVLNAPPGTSLLSFSDKAKNKIYTRKTKPFSFYLDIKWLANFWGCDDQPRMYHHTTPITGLYSLRESLALIAEQGLEDSWRQHRETMAYLHGRLQGLGLRLFVKDPALRLPTITTVAVPAGYNWRDITNYVMDHFDIEITGGLGPSMGKAILSGLD; encoded by the exons ATGCTCCGGGCGCTGGCAATGGCCAGTGTGGCCCTGGGGCCCCAGGCAGCAGGTTGGGCAAGAACCATGGCCTCCCACCAGCTGCTGGTGGCCCCCCCAGAGGCCCTGCGCAAGCCCCTCTCCATCCCCAACCGGCTTCTGCTTGGGCCCGGCCCCGCGAACCTGGCTCCACGCGTCCTGGCAGCCGGGGGACTGCAGGTGATCGGGCACATGCACAAGGAGATGTACCAG ATAATGGACGAGATCAAGCAAGGCATCCAGTATGTGTTCCAGACCAGGAACCCCCTCACGCTGGCCATCAGTGGCTCGGGGCATTGTGCCCTGGAGGCCGCCCTGTTCAACCTCCTGGAGCCGGGGGACTCCTTCCTGGTCGGGGTCAATGGCATCTGGGGGCAGCGGGCCGCGGACATCGGGGAGCGCATTG gagcccGCGTACACATGATGGTCAAGGACCCTGGAGGCCACCACACTCTGCGGGAGGTGGAGGAG GGCCTGGCCCAGCACAAGCCTGTGCTGCTGTTCCTGACCCAGGGGGAGTCATCCAGCGGCGTGCTACAGCCCCTCAATGGCTATGGGGAGCTCTGCCACAG gtaCAAGTGCCTGCTCCTGGTGGACTCGGTGGCCTCCCTGGGCGCAGTCCCCATCTACATGGACCAGCAAG GCATTGACGTCTTATACTCGGGCTCCCAGAAGGTCCTGAATGCCCCTCCAGgcacctccctcctctccttcagtGACAAGGCCAA AAACAAGATCTACACCCGGAAGACGAAGCCCTTCTCCTTCTACCTGGACATCAAGTGGCTGGCCAACTTCTGGGGCTGTGACGACCAGCCCAGGAT GTACCATCACACCACCCCCATCACCGGCTTGTACAGCCTGAGAGAGAGCCTGGCGCTCATAGCGGAACAG GGCCTGGAGGACAGCTGGCGGCAGCACCGGGAGACCATGGCTTACCTGCATGGGCGCCTGCAGGGGCTGGGCCTGCGGCTCTTCGTGAAGGATCCC GCGCTCCGgctgcccactatcaccactgtGGCCGTGCCCGCCGGCTACAACTGGAGAGACATCACCAACTATGTCATGGACCACTTCGACATCGAGATCACGGGAGGCCTCGGGCCCTCAATGGGAAAG GCGATTCTGAGTGGCCTCGACTGA